The following nucleotide sequence is from Nocardioides eburneiflavus.
ATCCAGCAGGACAAGCTGCTCGGCCAGATCCCCGCGATCGCCGACGGCCACTGGTACGCCGAGTCGGACAAGCAGGACGCGATGGCGTCCACCAACCCGACGCCGCTGTCCATCCCGGTCATCGTCTCCGACTTCCTGCCGTCCGTGGTCGAGGCCATCGAGGGCTGATGACCGCCCTCGTCCCGACGCGGGAGGACGTCCTCAGGCCCCCGGGGGGAGGCCGCGGGCGTCGTCCCGCCCTGCCGGTCAGCGTCGCGATCTCGGTCGTGGCGCTGGCCGGCGCCGGCGTGCTCTCCCTCGTGGTGGGGGCGCGCGCCGTGCCGCTCGAGGCCGTGTGGGACACCGGCCACCCGCTGCACGCGATCGTCGAGGCGCGCCTCGACCGCACCCTGCTCGGCCTCGCCGTCGGTGCCGCGCTCGGCCTCGCGGGGGCGCTGATGCAGGGGCTGACCCGCAACCCGCTGGCCGACCCCGGCATCCTGGGCGTCAACGCCGGGGCGACCTTCGCGATGGTCGTCGGGATGACGACGTTCGGCCTCACCGGGATGGTCGCCTACCTGCCGCTCGCCTTCGTGGGCGCCGCCGTGGCCGCGGCGGCCGTGCACGGCATCGCCTCCCTGGGACGCGACGGCGCCACCCCCATGAAGCTCGCGATCACCGGTGCCGCGCTCAGCGCTGGGCTGGCCAGCTGGACCACCGGCCTGCTGCTCGCCGACCGCAAGACCATGGAGTCCTTCCGCTTCTGGCAGGTCGGCACCGTCGGCGGACGCGGACCCGACGTCCTCCTCACGGGCCTGCCCCTCCTGCTCGTCGGCGCGCTGCTGGCCCTGGCCGGTGCGCGCCTGCTCGACACGCTCGCCCTCGGCGACGACCTCGCCCGCGGGCTCGGGCGCCACACGACGCGGGACCGCCTCGTCGTCGCCCTCGCGATCGTCCTGCTCGCCGGCACGGCGACCGCGCTGGCCGGACCGATCGCCTTCGTCGGCCTCGTCGTGCCCCACGTCGTACGCACCCTCGTCGGTCCCGACCACCGGCGCGTCCTGCCCTTCTCGCTGGTCGGCGGAGCGGTGCTCGTCGTGGTCGCCGACACCGTCGGTCGGATCGTGCTGCCGCCCTCGGAGGTGCAGGTCGGCATCATGGCCGCCGTCGTCGGCGTGCCCTTCTTCATCGCCCTCATCCGCCGCACGGGGAGGGCGTTGTGACCGTGACCCTCGCCCGACCCACCACCGCCACGCGACCGGACACCGGCGCGGCCGAGACCGTACGCCGGGCCCGCCGCGGACCCCGCCGCCACCACCGGCGCCTGGTGGCGGGGCTCGTGCTCGTCCTGGTCGGGGCATTCGCCGCGCGGGTGCTGCTCGGCGACTACACCGTCACCGTCCCCGACTTCCTGCGCATCCTCGGCGGCGCGCAGATCCCCGGCGCGTCCTACATCGTGATGGAGTCCAAGCTCCCGCGGGCCGTGCTCGCCGTGCTCGTCGGCATCGCCTTCGGCGTGGGCGGGGCGATCTTCCAGACCACCCTGCGCAACCCCCTCGCGAGCCCCGACATCATCGGTGTCAGCCTCGGCGCCAGCGCCGCCGCGGTGTCGGCCATCGCACTCGCCGGGTGGTCCGGCTGGCCGGTCTCCGCCGCCGCGGTCCTCGGCGCCCTCGCGGTCGCCGTCGCCGTGCGGGCCGTCGCCGGTGACCACGGCGGCTTCCGGCTCGTCCTGGCCGGCATCGGCCTCGCCGCGGCGATGCAGTCGGTCATCCAGTACGTCTTCACCCGCGTCGACGAGTACGACGTGCAGCTGGTGCTGCGCTGGCTCACGGGCAGCGTCAACGGCGTGGCCTGGCAGAGCATCGCGCTGCTCGCCGTCGCCCTGGCGGTGCTGCTTCCCGCCACCGCGTGGGCCGCCCGGTCGCTGCGTGCGACCGAGCTCGGCGACGACACCGCTGCCGGTCTCGGCGTCGGACGGCACCGCACCGACGTGCTGATGCTCCTCGGGGTGCTGCTCGTCGCGGTCGGGGTCGCGGCGGCGGGGCCGGTCGCGTTCGTCGCGTTCTTGTCGGGCCCGATCGCGCGGGCGCTCAACCGCGGCCGCACCACGCTCCTCGCCGCCGGCCTCGTCGGGGCCGTGATCGTGCTGGCCGGCGACTACGCCGGCGCGTACGCGTTCGACGACCTCAACCTGCCCGTCGGTGTCGTGACCGGCGCCTTCGGCGCACCGTTCCTGCTCTGGCTGCTCGCCCGCGGCCGCACCGGAAGGAGGGCGGGATGACCGCCACCCCCACTGCAGCCCCCACTGAGGCCGCCCCGTGCGCCCGGCTGGAGGCGAGCGACCTGACGCTCGCGTACGCCGACACCGCCGTCGTGACCGACCTCGACCTGGCCGTCCCCCACGGCCGGGTCACCGTCATCGTCGGTGCCAACGCCTGCGGCAAGTCGACCTTGCTGCGCGGGCTCGCGCGGCTCATGCGACCCCGGTCGGGCTCGGTGCTGCTCGACGGTGACGCGATCCACCGGCTGCCCACCCGGCAGGTCGCCCGCACGCTCGGTCTGCTCCCGCAGAACCCGGTTGCCCCCGAGGGCGTGACGGTCGCCGACCTGGTCGGCCGCGGGCGCCACCC
It contains:
- a CDS encoding FecCD family ABC transporter permease, yielding MTALVPTREDVLRPPGGGRGRRPALPVSVAISVVALAGAGVLSLVVGARAVPLEAVWDTGHPLHAIVEARLDRTLLGLAVGAALGLAGALMQGLTRNPLADPGILGVNAGATFAMVVGMTTFGLTGMVAYLPLAFVGAAVAAAAVHGIASLGRDGATPMKLAITGAALSAGLASWTTGLLLADRKTMESFRFWQVGTVGGRGPDVLLTGLPLLLVGALLALAGARLLDTLALGDDLARGLGRHTTRDRLVVALAIVLLAGTATALAGPIAFVGLVVPHVVRTLVGPDHRRVLPFSLVGGAVLVVVADTVGRIVLPPSEVQVGIMAAVVGVPFFIALIRRTGRAL
- a CDS encoding FecCD family ABC transporter permease, with amino-acid sequence MTVTLARPTTATRPDTGAAETVRRARRGPRRHHRRLVAGLVLVLVGAFAARVLLGDYTVTVPDFLRILGGAQIPGASYIVMESKLPRAVLAVLVGIAFGVGGAIFQTTLRNPLASPDIIGVSLGASAAAVSAIALAGWSGWPVSAAAVLGALAVAVAVRAVAGDHGGFRLVLAGIGLAAAMQSVIQYVFTRVDEYDVQLVLRWLTGSVNGVAWQSIALLAVALAVLLPATAWAARSLRATELGDDTAAGLGVGRHRTDVLMLLGVLLVAVGVAAAGPVAFVAFLSGPIARALNRGRTTLLAAGLVGAVIVLAGDYAGAYAFDDLNLPVGVVTGAFGAPFLLWLLARGRTGRRAG